A segment of the Agarivorans albus genome:
AGTACCTGCGTTTTGCGAACCACACATAAGCAATAGCTGTTTTCATGCCAGTGAATTAGCGCTTAGAAAACCCAATTTAAGCGGTAAACGAGTAGCTATAATTGGCGGCGGGCAAACCGGTGCAGACGTATTCCAACACCTCTTCGACAATACCTTTGGTGAAGTAAAAGAGATTAACTGGATATCGCGCCGCTCTAACATAGAGGCCTTAGATGAAAGCTGCTTTACTGACCAGTACTTCATGCCAGATTACGTAGATGGTTTTTACCAACTGGCACAGCAAACCAAGAACAGTGAAGTATCGCGACAGAAGCTAACCAGCGATGGCATCACCAATGATTGCCTACAAGGCATTTATCAACGCTTATATCACGACCGTTTTGTACTTAATAAACCGAGTTGGTGGTCTATTCAACCCAATCGTACCCTTATGTCTATGGCACATTCAGAGCTTGGTTATAAGCTGCATTTGGAACACGGTCTTACCCACGACAATACTCAAATAAACGCCGATGTAGTGATTCTGTGCACCGGTTATAGCCGTGCTCTACCGGCGTGCTTAAGTGAACTTGCCAAGCAAATCCCACTTAATCCACAAGGCCTGCCCGAGCTATGCCCAGACTTTAGCGTGAAATGGCCTGGTGCGAGTCGCAACCACATTTACATGGTTAACGCTGGCATTCACAGCCACGGTATTGCCGAGCCACAACTAAGCTTGGCCACTTGGCGTGCGGCCAAAATACTTAACCACGCCAGCGGCCAAAATCTCTACGATATTGAGCCCGCCGAGGCGGTAGTTGACTGGGGATTAAATGCTATAGAGCAAACTGAACAGCGTTTAGCTGCATTAGGTTCATAGTAATTAATTGCGGCTTCGGCCGCTTTATTTCCCTTCAGCAGCCCTCAAGTTACCTATCTAGAAACAAGCCTCCAAAAGTTCTGGAGGCTAGTATTTATGCGCTGAAACTACGGCACTTATGAAGCATCTTTATAGGGGTTACGCGGGTCTTGCGTCCAGTTCATGTAAGGCTTCTCGGCCTCCTTTTGCTCCATCTTAATACACTGCTCAACTGGGCAGGTGATTTGGCAAAGGTTACAGCCAACACATTTATCTTCAATTACTTCAAACGCAACACTGCCATCGGCGCGTTCTGTTTTATTGATGGCTTGGTGAGAGGTATCTTCACAGGCAATATAGCAGCGACCACAGCCAATGCATTTATCTTCGTCAATATCGGCTACAACCTTGTAGTTCATATTGAGGTACTTCCAGTCGGTAGTATTGGGAACTGCTAGGCCTTGGAAGTCAGTGATTTTTTCATAACCCTTGCTGTCCATCCAATTAGATAAACCCGACTTCATCTCTTCAACAATTCTAAATCCGTAGATCATCGCTGCGGTACACACTTGCACCGAGCCCGACCCCAAAGAAATAAACTCTGCGGCATCGCGCCAATTACCAATACCACCAATCCCCGAGATGGGTAAGCCCGCGGTTTCCGGATCACGAGCAATCTCGCTCACCATGTTTAAGGCAATCGGCTTAACAGCTGGGCCACAATAACCACCATGAGTACTTTTACCATCTACAATCGGTCTGGCGGCCATTTGGTCCAAATCAATACCAGTAATCGAGTTAATGGTGTTAATCAGCGATACCGCGTCGGCGCCACCTCGTTTTGCCGCCTGAGCGGAAAAACGAATATCGGTAATATTAGGTGTGAGTTTTACGATAACCGGCATGCTACTGTAGGTTTTGCACCAGCGAGTGACCATTTCTACGTATTCTGGCACTTGTCCTACCGCTGCACCCATGCCTCGCTCGGGCATCCCATGAGGACAACCAAAGTTAAGCTCTAAACCATCGGCTCCTGTTTGCTCAACTTGTTTTACAATTTCCTTCCAGGCTTCTTCTTCACAGGGCACCATTAGCGATACCACTAGCGCCCTATCTGGCCAGCTTTTTTTAACCGCTTCAATTTCACGTAAGTTAACTTCTAAGCTGCGATCGGTTATTAACTCGATGTTGTTAAAGCCTGCCACTTCGCCATTGTGGTCGTAAATCGCCGAATAACGAGAGGAAACATTTACCGCGGCAGGGTCTTCGCCTAGTGTTTTCCACACCACTCCACCCCAGCCAGCTTCATAGGCTCGTTCCACATTGTAAGCCTTGTCTGTTGGCGGAGCAGACGCTAGCCAAAATGGGTTTGGAGATTTAATTCCTGCAAATTCTATTGATAAGTCAGCCATAATTTCACACCTCTACCGAATTAATATGTTGATGAATCGCTAAGGCTGCTAACTTGCCTTGCTGAACAGCTTCAACAGTAAGATCTTGTCCCTCTGCGGTGCAATCGCCACCAGCAAACACGCCATCTAGGCTGGTAACCTGCTGGCCTACGGTAGTGATTTTGCCGTTACTTAGAGTGGGAATTAGCTGCTCTTTTTCTGGGAAAGCAAATTTTTGCCCCACCGCTTTGAACACAGCAGAGCAAGCAATATCAAAGGTTTGGTCGCTATCTTTTAATTGCCCGTCTTCGCTATAGGTTTTCCTAAAGGTCATACTGCGTAGCACGCCATCATGGTCGAGGTTAATCTTCTCGGGTTTGGCCCAGGTTTTTATTCTCACCTGATGATTTTTAGCAATTTGTTGTTCGTGTTTGGTGGCGCTCATTTGCTCTTCACCACGGCGATAAACTAAGGTAACTTCTTCGGTGCCTAAACGTTTAAGCTGGCATGCCATGTCTATTGCGGTATTGCCCGCCCCAATAACCACTGCGCTTTCCGGCGGGATATCGAGTTGATTGAGGTCACTGGCCTGGCGCAACTCTC
Coding sequences within it:
- the preA gene encoding NAD-dependent dihydropyrimidine dehydrogenase subunit PreA produces the protein MADLSIEFAGIKSPNPFWLASAPPTDKAYNVERAYEAGWGGVVWKTLGEDPAAVNVSSRYSAIYDHNGEVAGFNNIELITDRSLEVNLREIEAVKKSWPDRALVVSLMVPCEEEAWKEIVKQVEQTGADGLELNFGCPHGMPERGMGAAVGQVPEYVEMVTRWCKTYSSMPVIVKLTPNITDIRFSAQAAKRGGADAVSLINTINSITGIDLDQMAARPIVDGKSTHGGYCGPAVKPIALNMVSEIARDPETAGLPISGIGGIGNWRDAAEFISLGSGSVQVCTAAMIYGFRIVEEMKSGLSNWMDSKGYEKITDFQGLAVPNTTDWKYLNMNYKVVADIDEDKCIGCGRCYIACEDTSHQAINKTERADGSVAFEVIEDKCVGCNLCQITCPVEQCIKMEQKEAEKPYMNWTQDPRNPYKDAS
- a CDS encoding lysine N(6)-hydroxylase/L-ornithine N(5)-oxygenase family protein, with the protein product MNTQKLDLLGVGIGPFNLSIAALASTKSALSTLFLERKKEFAWHPGLLLNDAKMQTSYLKDLVTGIDPTNPYSFLNYLVEQHKLYPFIASGQSVISRLEFSHYLSWAAHSLANTRFDQNVQSIEFDGDLFSIETDNQCYQSKHLVVGTGMQPQVPAFCEPHISNSCFHASELALRKPNLSGKRVAIIGGGQTGADVFQHLFDNTFGEVKEINWISRRSNIEALDESCFTDQYFMPDYVDGFYQLAQQTKNSEVSRQKLTSDGITNDCLQGIYQRLYHDRFVLNKPSWWSIQPNRTLMSMAHSELGYKLHLEHGLTHDNTQINADVVILCTGYSRALPACLSELAKQIPLNPQGLPELCPDFSVKWPGASRNHIYMVNAGIHSHGIAEPQLSLATWRAAKILNHASGQNLYDIEPAEAVVDWGLNAIEQTEQRLAALGS